A stretch of Antennarius striatus isolate MH-2024 chromosome 6, ASM4005453v1, whole genome shotgun sequence DNA encodes these proteins:
- the LOC137597068 gene encoding P2Y purinoceptor 14, with the protein MDLLNATHLPTNQSDFSSVFTLHVLPPLYFIICIVGMFLNGLAAWIFFRVPSDSGLVVYLKNMVVADLLMLSTFPFKLASQLGLGGWHLHVIICRYIAVLFYSSMYVGIAFMGFISLERYVKIVRHTSPSSISSCWSLLGKFNLLHHLQSVGFARMLALFTWSFLVLCVLPNVVLTSQPAHEGNARHCMQLKTPLGMQWHRVSTLFNVALFWVTLLVIVFSYASIARQIYQSYLRVRHNNSDVRRKSNRSIFSILAVFFFCFVPYHVCRVPYTLSQTLALGFSEDTRFLLFQLKEGTLFLSALNVCLDPIIYFLMCRTFRESLLRKLSGRTMRRSLSNAQSLSNI; encoded by the coding sequence ATGGATCTCCTCAATGCCACCCACCTCCCCACCAATCAATCCGACTTCAGCAGTGTCTTTACCCTTCATGTTCTCCCACCGCTCTATTTCATCATCTGCATTGTGGGCATGTTCCTGAATGGTCTGGCCGCCTGGATCTTCTTCAGAGTGCCCAGTGACTCTGGACTGGTGGTCTACCTGAAGAACATGGTGGTGGCCGATCTCCTCATGCTTTCCACCTTCCCCTTCAAGCTGGCATCTCAGCTGGGCCTGGGTGGGTGGCACCTACACGTCATCATCTGCCGCTACATTGCTGTACTCTTCTATTCCTCCATGTACGTGGGGATTGCCTTCATGGGCTTCATCAGCCTTGAGCGCTACGTCAAGATTGTCCGGCACACTtccccctcctccatctcctcctgctgGTCTCTTTTGGGAAAGTTTAACTTGCTGCACCACCTGCAGAGTGTCGGCTTTGCCCGGATGCTGGCCCTCTTCACCTGGAGTTTCCTGGTACTCTGTGTCTTGCCCAACGTTGTCCTGACCAGCCAGCCGGCCCATGAGGGGAATGCACGACACTGCATGCAACTGAAGACACCCCTGGGGATGCAGTGGCACAGGGTGTCCACCCTTTTCAACGTTGCCCTGTTCTGGGTGACTTTGCTGGTTATTGTCTTCAGCTACGCATCCATTGCCCGCCAGATCTACCAGTCTTACCTCCGTGTGCGACACAACAACAGTGACGTTCGTCGGAAGTCAAACCGCAGCATCTTCAGCATCCTggcagttttctttttctgtttcgtGCCGTATCACGTTTGCCGTGTGCCCTACACCTTGAGCCAGACACTGGCATTAGGCTTCAGCGAGGACACCCGTTTCCTGCTGTTCCAGCTGAAAGAGGGAACGCTCTTCCTGTCAGCCCTCAACGTCTGCCTCGATCCTATCATCTACTTCCTGATGTGTCGAACATTCAGAGAATCACTGCTGAGAAAATTGTCAGGAAGAACTATGAGGAGATCCCTGAGCAACGCCCAGAGTCTGAGCAACATTTAA
- the LOC137597146 gene encoding P2Y purinoceptor 14-like gives MKANNLTCSDQVDPSVHMFFMVAHSLVFLVGLFLNGFTLKVYFCQAQQLAYRSMTVYLKNLAVADFLISLCLPMRIANYASSSISIRQIYCNFGASAFYLNMYASILFMGFIAANRYLKIIHPAGTHVLQTVQAARNIAIATWGFLLAIMSTYIILSLVSQDVLPSVPKAVSCDVLHSKQLNSYYKTIHACTAAIFLFVLVSLVSFYYNISRRLSQAQQRQLASSSSKKLARSRRNMLVLVIVFCICFVPYHLIRLPYMFMRSRCSWNHVFLYMKELTVTMSILNVCLDPLIYFIFCKAFRTQLNLRRALSATRVATHGDDAERRSSKTLSVL, from the exons ATGAAGGCAAACAATTTGACCTGCAGTGATCAGGTCGACCCCTCGGTCCACATGTTTTTCATGGTGGCCCACAGTCTGGTGTTTCTG GTGGGTCTGTTCCTGAATGGATTCACACTGAAGGTTTACTTCTGCCAAGCTCAGCAGCTGGCATACAGGAGCATGACCGTCTACCTGAAGAACTTGGCGGTGGCTGACTTCCTCATCAGCCTCTGTCTCCCCATGCGGATCGCCAATTACGCCAGCAGCTCCATCTCCATTCGACAAATTTACTGCAACTTTGGTGCCTCCGCCTTCTATCTGAACATGTACGCCAGCATCCTGTTCATGGGCTTTATTGCAGCGAACAG GTATCTGAAGATCATCCATCCTGCAGGAACTCACGTTTTACAGACAGTACAGGCTGCCCGCAACATCGCCATAGCAACCTGGGGTTTCCTCCTGGCCATCATGAGCACCTACATCATCCTATCGCTGGTTAGCCAGGATGTATTACCCTCCGTCCCCAAGGCAGTGAGCTGTGATGTCCTCCATAGCAAACAGCTCAATTCGTACTACAAAACAATCCATGCCTGCACGGCTGCCATCTTCTTGTTTGTGCTTGTCTCACTGGTGTCCTTCTACTACAACATCTCCCGCCGGCTGTCACAGGCCCAGCAGAGGCAGCTGGCATCCTCCAGCTCCAAGAAGCTCGCCAGATCACGAAGGAACATGCTGGTTCTGGTCATCGTCTTCTGCATTTGCTTCGTCCCTTACCACTTGATCCGGCTTCCCTACATGTTCATGCGGAGCCGATGCTCATGGAACCACGTGTTCTTATACATGAAAGAGCTGACGGTCACCATGTCGATTCTCAACGTCTGCCTGGACCCTCTCATTTATTTCATCTTCTGCAAAGCCTTCCGGACCCAGCTGAACCTGAGAAGGGCGCTCAGCGCCACACGTGTGGCGACGCATGGAGACGAcgcagagaggaggagcagcaaaACTCTCAGTGTTTTATAA